The Mucilaginibacter rubeus genomic interval TCAAAATCTGGTTGACACTGTTAGCAGATAACTTGCCGTTAGAAAAAATATTCAAAATAAGATTAGCATAATCTTTAGCGGTAGTGCTAACCCCACTTGAAGCTACCGACTCGTAGTTTTTCCATTTGCCAAACTCCTTCCCGAAATTATCATGACCGGTTACAAAGTCGGCGGGAAGGGTTGTTACTGTTTTGCCAACCGTGTCATTTTTAAATTTAACGTAAGTGTTCTGAAGGTTAAGCGGCGTTAAAACCATGCGCTGCATATAGGTGTCATAAGGCTCTTTTACAATAGCTTCAATTGCGGCGGCAAGATAGTTGTAACCAAGACTGGAATAGTTGAATTTTGCCCCCGGCTGGCTTATGATATCCATTTGATGCGAGTTATTTTCATTTGGCCAGTCTTCAAGGCCCGAACTATGACTTAAGATCATCCGCGGCGTGATCAGCCTGTAACGGGCATCATGGTCAAGCATAGGGCCCGGCTCCAGGTATTGATAAATAGGCTTATCAAGATCAAGTTTGCCCTGATCAACCAACTGATAGGCAGCATAAACCAGGAAGCTTTTTGACAAGGAACAGGCTTCAAATACCGAATTATTACCAGCCGGTGTATTTGAGCCCAGCGATTTAACTCCATAGGTATTAAAGTAAACAATCTTTCCCCGATCAATAATTGCCAGTGACACGGCAGGGATACCAACCTCTTTGATCATGCGGTTTATTTCGGTATCAAAGCTTTGCTGGTTAATAACTTTATTATTTACGGTAAAATTGTTGTTTACCTGGGCGTTTACCGCCAGGCCGGATAAGATCAGGCATGTAACAAAACATCCCCAAACAGAAATTTTAGGTAGTTTAAAAATGATCATACTGGTTAGTGTTTATGGTTATTGAATTGGTAAGCCGCTTTAGCAGCAGCCGAAGAATTGTAAGTAAGGATCGCTAAACCGGGCCCTATACGGGACAGTAAAGGCTTATTCCGGTTAGCTGATCCTTGATAAGTTATGCCAGACTTAGGTTAGTTAAGCGTGGCTTCGATAGGTGCCAGGTCGGCAGTTAACAAATACTCTGAGCTTACGAAACTTTTTTGTATATCGATATAAGCAGCAGTAGCCCTGATGGTTGGCTTTATAAAAAAGTCCTTCAGCGGAACTTTAACATCAAGCGCCTCAAATGCTTCGGTTACAAATGACATGGCATTTAACGAGTGCCCGCCTATATGGAAAAAGCTTGTTTCCACCCCTATTTCACCCTCGTTGATACCAAGCAGGCCGGCCCAGATTTTTACAAGTACAGCCTCCGTTAAAGTTTCGGGCCCTTTGTAAACATGCAGCGTTGCAAATTCCGGATCGGGCAGGGCATGTGTATCAATTTTACCACTGGCATTGCGCTGTACCGCGTTCAGGTGGATAAAGAACGACGGGATCATATAATCCGGCAGCGACGTAGTAAGGTGAGCTTTCAGATCTTCGGCAGGTATTTCGGCACCGGCAACATAATAAGCAATCAGGTAGTTATCCTGTTTGTATTGTTTGGCTGTTACTATAACATCGGTAATATCCTTATGTAAAGCCAGGCTTGTTTCTATCTCACCCGGTTCAATACGAATACCCCTTATCTTAATCTGCTTATCTTTTCGGCCTAAAAACTCAATGCTGCCATCTTCTCTCCACTTACCAACATCGCCGGTTTTGTACATGCGATTGCCGGTAACAGGGTTTTGCACAAACTTTTGATTTGTTAACAATTCGTCTTGCAGGTAACCTATGGCCAGGCCTTCTCCGGATACGCAAATCTCTCCCTGTAAACCTACAGGCACCAGGTTGTTATACTCGTCTAAAATTAAAACCTGTTTATTTCGGATAGGTTTACCAATAACCTGGGCATCGTCAGGGTTACTTATTTTATGATAAGTAACACAAACCGTTGTTTCAGACGGGCCATAGGTGTTGTACACCGGGCAAACATCCATCAAATTACTTATATATGCTGGTTTAAGTACATCGCCGCCGCTAATGATGGCCCGCAGACCTTTTAAATAAGTCGCCTTGCGGTTTAACTCATTCAGTATTAATGGTGTTGTGCTTAGTATTGTGGCCTGCTCATCCCGTATCAATTCGGCCAGGTCACCTATGCTGAAGTTATTTTCAATCAGCATAACTACACATGCGCCGTTGGTAAGTGCCGGAAAAATCTCCTCAATGGAGGTATCAAAAGTAAAGGCCGACATCTGGATAACCCTGTCATGAGGACCAACCTCAAAATACTCGCTAAAGGTGCCGGTATAATCGGCGAGCGCACTATGACTAATCATAACTCCTTTAGGCACGCCGGTACTTCCGGAGGTAAATATCACGTATGCAAGATCATCTAAACTGATATTCTTTTCAGGATTAGCTACAGACATGTGCTCAAACTCGGTTGCCGAAGCAAGGTTAATGATGTTTACACCGGCATGCGCTGTTGCATCAAATGCCGAATTAATGATCATTGTTTTTGCATCGCACTCTTTCAATATAAACCTTAATCTGTCGGCAGGGCACTTTTCAGGATCGATGCAAACAAACGCCGAACCTGATTTTAAAACTGCCAGCATAGCAATCACCATTTCGGCCGACCTATTCAGATACAATGCCACAATATTGTTTTTTGAGGCAGATGTATTGGCAAGCAGGTAATTGGCCAATTTATTAGCCCGTTCCTGTAATACCTTATAGGTGAGCGACTGTACACCAAACTGTAATGCAATTGCAGCCGGCGTTTTTTCAACCTGTAGGTCAAACCTGTTAACAACATTATCAAAGTCGTTAACTAATGGTTGTTGCGTATTAAAGTTGTTAACTATTTGTAATTCTTCCGCCTCTGAGGCAAGTGTTATTCCGGCAATCCGGATATCATGCTTGCTTGTGATTTGAGTGATGATATTTTTGTACCAGGCAGCATAACGGTCAATAGTGTCTTCTTTAAACAGTTTGGTACAGTATTCAAAGTTTAAGGTAATAACGTCGCCAATTTCTTTAGCGGTAAGTGTAAGATCAAATTTCGACGATACGTTTTCCCAGTTTATGGTTGTAAAATTTAAACCGGGGATGCTTACAGGCGCAGGTTCAAAATTATGCAGCATGAATACCACATTAAACAAGGCGTTTTGGCTCATATCTCTTTGTACATCGCCAAAATCAAGTGTCATGCTAAAATCAAAGCCCTGGTTTTCAAAGCACTCCAATGTTTGCTTTTTTACTTTTTTCAAAAACTCATTGTATTGAAGCGATGCCTGCGGTTTGTTACGCAACGGTAGCGAGGATAAAAACATCCCCAGCATCTGCTGCAGGTCGTCATGATTACGGCCACCGGTTGTTGTTCCTACTACAATATCATCCTGCCCTGTTATTTTACTTAAAAGGATGTAATATGCCGACAGTAAAACCATGAACAGGGTTGTCCCCTGCTTTTCGGCCAGTGCTTTTACCGTTTTGGTTTCATCAGGGCTCAGGTTAAAGTCAACTGTTTTGCCTTCATGGCTCCTGATCAGCGGGCGGTTATAATCGGTAGGTAGATTTAAAACCGGTATACCGCCGCTAAACTCGTTCTTCCAGAAGTTGCGTTGTTT includes:
- a CDS encoding non-ribosomal peptide synthetase encodes the protein MIYTSGSTGKPKGVMIEHHSVVNRLMWMQSAYPLTEKDVLLQKTPVVFDVSVWELFWWGLTGASLVVLQPGEEKEATVLQEVIGREQVSTMHFVPSMLSHFLQVQAEEEESKKEEHKLRSLRQVFTSGEALQYGHAEQFGKQIGNLYGTRLINLYGPTEATVDVSYYECDYSKGVPQSIPIGKPIDNIRLYILDQYGNICPIGVAGELCIAGVGVARGYLNNAELTEKKFRQEGNVVGERLYHTGDLARWQDDGNIEYLGRIDSQVKLRGLRIELEEIQVHLSNHAGVTDSVVMVKEQSGDQVLVAYYVAPEEIGAEELRKHLGSKVPEYMVPGYFVQLTAWPVTMNGKLNRKALPAPEISRSGDYAEAETETEQMLVSLWGEVLKLDAGVIGIHQSFFELGGNSLRAMTMISKIVKRLQVKLSLQQAFIHDTIHTLAKVIDNTDKTSYVAIERAPEKPYYATTPVQKSLYFLNEYDTEFLAYNMPRVVKMEGSLDKAKLIKVIETLIARHEVFRTGFVLIDKEPVQIVHKDIKFEVQIFKANSYEETQQFLIGMIKPFDLTKPPLIRAGLVEVNENEHYLMVDIHHIVFDGISSGIMIRDFANLYNEEALPELRLQYKDFADWQNSLDQQLVKEKQRNFWKNEFSGGIPVLNLPTDYNRPLIRSHEGKTVDFNLSPDETKTVKALAEKQGTTLFMVLLSAYYILLSKITGQDDIVVGTTTGGRNHDDLQQMLGMFLSSLPLRNKPQASLQYNEFLKKVKKQTLECFENQGFDFSMTLDFGDVQRDMSQNALFNVVFMLHNFEPAPVSIPGLNFTTINWENVSSKFDLTLTAKEIGDVITLNFEYCTKLFKEDTIDRYAAWYKNIITQITSKHDIRIAGITLASEAEELQIVNNFNTQQPLVNDFDNVVNRFDLQVEKTPAAIALQFGVQSLTYKVLQERANKLANYLLANTSASKNNIVALYLNRSAEMVIAMLAVLKSGSAFVCIDPEKCPADRLRFILKECDAKTMIINSAFDATAHAGVNIINLASATEFEHMSVANPEKNISLDDLAYVIFTSGSTGVPKGVMISHSALADYTGTFSEYFEVGPHDRVIQMSAFTFDTSIEEIFPALTNGACVVMLIENNFSIGDLAELIRDEQATILSTTPLILNELNRKATYLKGLRAIISGGDVLKPAYISNLMDVCPVYNTYGPSETTVCVTYHKISNPDDAQVIGKPIRNKQVLILDEYNNLVPVGLQGEICVSGEGLAIGYLQDELLTNQKFVQNPVTGNRMYKTGDVGKWREDGSIEFLGRKDKQIKIRGIRIEPGEIETSLALHKDITDVIVTAKQYKQDNYLIAYYVAGAEIPAEDLKAHLTTSLPDYMIPSFFIHLNAVQRNASGKIDTHALPDPEFATLHVYKGPETLTEAVLVKIWAGLLGINEGEIGVETSFFHIGGHSLNAMSFVTEAFEALDVKVPLKDFFIKPTIRATAAYIDIQKSFVSSEYLLTADLAPIEATLN